AGTTTTTTTGCAGCGCGTCCCAGCGTTCGTCCCCGCGGAGAAAATGGAGGCAACATGTCTGACCTGATTGCGATCGTATATCCGACCGAACCAAAAGCCGAGGAGGTGCGCAATCGGCTGCTCGAGCTCCAGAAAGAGTATCTGATTACGCTCGGCGATGCTGTCATCGCCACCAAAACCGACGCCGGCAAGATAAAGCTCAATCAGATGGTGAGTACGACAGCCGCGGGCGCGGTTTCCGGCAGCTTCTGGGGCTTGCTGATTGGCGTCCTGTTTCTCAACCCGTTACTAGGCGCCGCGGTGGGTGCGGCGTCGGGCGCCCTCGGTGGCGCGTTGACCGACGTCGGTATCAACGACAACTTCATGAAGGATCTCGCGGCCACTATTCAGCCCGGAAATGCCGCACTGTTTGTGCTCGTGCAATCGATGACAGCCGACAAGGTACTGAAGGATATCTCGCATTACGGCGGTATTGTTCTCAAAACGTCGTTGGATGAAACCAAGGAGCAGGTTCTGCGCGACGCTCTGCAGAAGGCCACATCGTGACCCTCACAGGCCATGGCGGTGCGGTATGAGCCGCTTCGTCAGACCTGTAACCTGCCGCGAACGCTATGGCCCGCGGTAGGCGGTTGTACGACGAACTTGGTTGGGGTGGAGTGCGGGCAAGCAAGACATGGCAGTTCAAAATGCAAAACCGATGATCGGCTATCTTGCAACTGGCATCCTCGTTCTTGCGCTGCTTCGCTTCGGCCAGGCAATCTTTGTACCGCTCGCCTTTTCTGTGTTTGTCATCGCGCTTGTTGCGCCCCTCCAGATCAAGTTGCAGCGCTGGATGCCTCAACTGCTTGCCCTGCTAATGACGCTCTCTGCAACAATCATTATCATCGTCGCCGTCGCCTCCTCAGTGACTTGGGGCCTAAGCAAGCTTGGCCAATGGCTGTTCGTCAACGCCCGCCGATTCCAGGAAGTATATGTCCACTGGACTGACTGGCTGGAAGAACACGGCATTGCCGTCGCAGGTCCGCTCGCCGATCGTTTCGACGTTACATGGCTGGTCGGTTTTACCCAGGGACTGGCGGGACGTCTTAACAGCTTTGCTGGATTTGCATTGCTGGTCTTTGTATTCGTCATGCTCGGCCTCCTGGAAACAGAGGATTTTGGCAAGCGTCTTCGTTCCCCCACTCTGCAACCGCAGGGCATTAAAATGCTTCAAGCCAATCGCGAGATATCAGCGAAACTACGCAGTTTCATGCTGGTGCGCACGTTTGCCAGCGTCCTGACCGGCCTGATCGTCTGGGCATTCGCATACATCGCCGGCCTCGAACTGGCAGCGGCTTGGGGCGCCATTGCCTTTACCCTCAATTACATCCCATTCCTTGGTCCCTTCATAGCAACCGTCCTTCCCACGCTTTTTGCCATTGGCCAATTCGATTCCTGGCAAATGGCTTTGGCAGTCTTCGTCGGGTTGAACCTGATCCAGTTCCTGGTTGGAAGCTACCTTGAACCTCTGTTGATCGGCACATCGCTGGCGATCTCGCCTTTCGCCGTCATCTTTTCGGTATTCTTCTGGAGCTTCATGTGGGGGGTGCCGGGCGCATTCATTGGCGTCCCCATTCTCATCGCGTTCATAATCTACTGCGAGAAATCGGCGGCGGCGAAATGGATTGCCGTGTTGCTGTCCGCCAAGTCCTTTGACGATTCCGGCAAAGCTTCCACCTAACTTCGAATGTCTACAGGCTGAGACATCACCAGTTCCGCAACTCGTTTCGTAACAGTTACGTACTGAACAGACTGCAGCGCTTGTGTCATTCTTTTCAAAACGAGCATTTATACCTGCGTGATTTCCAACTCCGGTGGCTTTATTGGAGAATCAATGCCTGCACTTCCCCCAATAAAAATGGATCGAAGTATCGCCCTAGCCGGCTCAAATAGCAGGGCAAGGCCACCTGTTCGCACCTCGTTCTGGTACGACGAATGGTGAAATCATGAACGCTCATGATCAGATCGCGCCATCGGATGCGACGCTCGACCAAAACTTCCAGCAGGCAGCAGCAGCCGCTGCCATCAACTGTCCTCGTTCCCCATCGAAGCGCCCATCTTCCGGCGTATCCTCTATTCCCGCTTTCACATTTGACACCAGAGGCGTGCCTATTGATCAACAGTATGACGCCTGGTGCAAAAGCTTCTCGTCGATGCTTGAATTTGGCGAACGCAGAGACAGATTCCGCGGCTTTGCAGGAAAACAGACCGTATGGGATCTCGGCCGTCTGGCGTTCTCGCGGATCAGAACAAGCGCACTCGACTTCGCAAGTGTCCCGGGGCACACGCGCCGGGAAGCGCTCGACCACTGGACGTTGACCATCCCCCTTGACGGATCGATCAGCACCATTGGTCCGGCAGGAAGCTTTCAAGGCAGCGCCGGCATAGTACAGGTCCATTCCTTGGGGCGTTGGTTTGAAGGGAGTGTAACAGATAGCGAAATGCTGATGCTTTTTGTTCCCCGCGATTCCGATCCAGAAGTGGCACATGTCCTCGCCGCTTGCGAATTCTCCACAGTCGATACGGCGATGGGCCGGCTATTGTCCGATTACTTCATCGGACTAGCCAAGCGGCTGCCAGCGGTCGAGACCGACAATCTCCCTGAACTCGTGGGCGCGACGCAGGCGATGATCCGGGCGTGCCTGCTGCCGTCTTCGGGCAACATTGAGGAGGCTCAAACGCCTATCGCCCGCGTGTTGCTCGATAAGGCACGCCGCATCATGCAATCCAGATTGTTCGACCCATCGTTCAATGCGCATGCGTTGCGGCGCGACCTTGCGATTTCACGCACAGGACTTTATCGGATGTTCGAGCCATTCGGCGGCGTTATGCATTACCTGCAGCACCAGCGTCTCCTCGATGCACACGCGGCATTGGCGGACCCGAACGACAAACGCCGTATTATCGAGATCGCTGAGCAGCGGTGTTTCAGTGATGGTGCCGAGTTCAGCCGGGCATTCAAGAGGGAGTTCGGCTATACGCCAAGCGAGGTGAGAGCAGGCCGCAAGAGCAGTGTGCCGAGCAGGCCAGCAGGCGAAATCGCCACGGCAGCTCCTGAAGAACGGCTGGGGTTGCTGCTACGCAAACTTCACGGTTGACCTGCAACAAACGATCAACGGCGCAGCTCAAAAATTGGCGGACAAATCAGCATTGACCGCACTGTGATGTTAAGGGAAGATCGAGCAAAATGTGCGATCTGGCTGCGTGATCAGGTTTTCGCGTTTGTCGCGCCGTTGATAGCATAACGACGCAACAATTTGATATTCCACCAGCGTATGCTGCGTTGCTTCGAACCGATTCTGAGGCAAATAGTCATTGGTCATACTTGACAACAACAGGTTCATCGGAAGGTCGTGTTATGTTGCGTGGCACTACGATTATTATTGTTTCCATCGTCCTGGTTGTGGTGGCATGGAAGTTGATGCTTGCGTTCATGATACTCTAATAGTTCAGGCGTGTTCATGACAAATCTTCTCGTCCAACAGGGTCAGGTGGACGCGCGTTTGCCATTTCGCTGGCTACAGGTGAAACCGGATAAACCACTGCATCTATCATCTGTGTCGCGGTCACCACGGCACCTCTAACTGGCCATCGAGCGGTACAGCCAGTCGCCGTAGCGCATCGAACCAATACGCCTGTCGTTGAGTGGAAGCAGTGTGTCATCATTCAGTTCGACACCATAGTAAGGCACGCTATCGTCGCTAATCACCTGGCGCGTGTCCTCGTTTGCCGTGAGATACATACGAGCAATCTCATCGAGACCGAACCGCTCGGGTCCGCTGATCTCCACAGTGTCGTTCCTTGCCGCGCCTACTGCCAGTTCGGCCAGCATTTCAGCGACATTGTCGGCAGCTATGGGCTTTACAGATGCCGTTGGAAGCCGAAAACCATTTCCATCTGCTCCCAAATTAATCACACCGCTGATAAATTCGAAGAATTGCGTGGAGTGGAGGATGGTAAAGGGCCGCCTCGCTGCTCTGATCAGATTTTCCTGCACCATTTTCGCGCGGAAATAATCGCTCTCGACAAGGCGAGGCGTTCCCACAACGGAAAGCGCCAAGTAATGCCTGACGCCTGCATCTGCTGATGCATTCAACAAATTTCGGGTGGAAGACTTGAAAAACGCCAAGGCGGAGTCGTCGCCAAATAATGCGGTGTTGGTGACGTCGATAACAGCGTCAGCTCCAGAAATGACAGCCGTGAGGCCCTCGCCAGTGACACTGTTGACCCCGAAAGAAAGCGATGCCGGGACCACTTCGATATCCATCTGTCGGAGTTTCTCGACGAGTTGCGTTCCGACGAGTCCGCTGGCTCCCATGACCGTAATCTTCATCAGCTTGCTCCCTTTGTCGTGTTGAGTGGCTTCAACTTGATCCGCCCCTCGGATCACGAATGATGCTGGAGCAGTGTTCTGACGGGCACTCCGACATCGATAAAGCTTCGCCTCGTGCCAATCCGCGGCAAAAACAAGCGCATGGATTATCACTCCACCGGCATGACGACCGGAGCGTCCTTGTTCTTGAGCAGCACAACAATAAATTTCGCCGGCTCAGAGGTGCTCGCATTGCGGCTGACCAGGTGAATGTCAGATGGGCTTTCGTAGAAGGTTTCTCCCGGCGACAACGTGACTTCTTTTTCTCCCTTGACCTGCATCACGATCGAGCCTTCCAAAACGTAGACGAATGCATTTGCATCGTGTTTGTGGATAGGCGAGGAACCGCCGGGCTCATACTCGACCGATATCATAAGCCCTTCCTTGCCAGGATAATTTGGCAAGTCCTTTTGCATGAGGGGTTTAACCTTGGCACCATCTTCAGCGGCAATGGCCGGCAAAGCGCCAAGCAGGCCAACTGCAGCTGACACAACGAGCGTTACCAATACTGATTTCATTGTGATAATCCCTTTGTTTTGGATGCATGTGCGTTGTATACGCGTGTCGACCTCCAATACGCCGAGGCCAACAACTCACGTGCCTAGGTGTTCGCCACACTGGCTCACTTCGGCTGCTGGGATTGTCGGAACCAATCCTCGAAGCTGATCTTGCCGAGCCGCGCACCGTCGCCGGGCACGATCGACTGGTCATTGAGTTCAGATCCGAAATAGCGCGCATGGACATCCGCCTCGACCGTGCGCGGATCGTTAGCGGCTTTCAGATACCGGGCGACGATCTCATTCATGGGAGCGCGCTCGGGCCCCGCAATCTCGATCGTGCCATTGAGCGGCTTCGCCAGAGCGACATCTGCCATTGCATCGGCAACGTCGTCCGATGCGATAGGCTGGAAAGATGCAGGCGACAGCCGAGCGACGCTACCTACCGTCGCTTCATCAGCAATGCCTTTCAGGAACTCCATGAACTGGGTGGAATGGACAATCGTGTATGGAATACGCGATTCCTTGATGAGTCGCTCCTGGGCAAGTTTGGCCCTGAAGTAACCATTTTCCGGCAACCGCTCCGTTCCCACGATCGATAGCGCAATGTGGTGCTTTACGCCTGCCTTGGCTTCTGCAGCGAGCAGATTGCGCCCCGAGGTTTCAAAAAATTCGAGTACAGCCTTGTCTTCCCACAAAGGTGCATTTGCAAGGTCAACGACGACGTCGGCCCCGACCAACGCTTCCGCCAGGCCTTCGCCGGTGATGGTGTTGACGCCAGTGTTTGGTGATACGGCAAGAACCTCCTGACCCTTATTGCGCAGACGTGCGGCGGTCTTGGATCCGATAAGTCCAGTTCCACCGATAATAACAATTTTCATGATTTGTCTCCTCGTTGTGGCCCTTTGGGACTAATGACTTTATCGCTTCGGAGAATGGCTGGAGAGACAAAATCATTCCATTGTGCAGGGGGTCGGTCGCTCTCATCGCCGGGTTTAGTCAACCCATCCTCAAGTCTAGGAACGTGTGACAGGCGTATTGCCGATCGGGACGCAGCCGGCTGATCTTTGCGACGTGCCTGCGCAGTTCCTAAATGCGGCAAAAGGCTATCGCGGTTATCGGATTTCACACGTGGTTCGTCCTTATCGGGTGCGCGGTGATAGCAATGCTGGCCAGCGCTTGGGCACAGGATTGGCCATATGCCGTTCAGTCATCAAAGCTCACGGCGGAGAGATAACCGCTTCAAACCATCCGGAAGGCGGAGCCGTATTCAGTTTCTCGATACCGACAAAATCCGCAGCCGA
This window of the Phyllobacterium zundukense genome carries:
- a CDS encoding DUF1269 domain-containing protein; the encoded protein is MSDLIAIVYPTEPKAEEVRNRLLELQKEYLITLGDAVIATKTDAGKIKLNQMVSTTAAGAVSGSFWGLLIGVLFLNPLLGAAVGAASGALGGALTDVGINDNFMKDLAATIQPGNAALFVLVQSMTADKVLKDISHYGGIVLKTSLDETKEQVLRDALQKATS
- a CDS encoding AI-2E family transporter; its protein translation is MAVQNAKPMIGYLATGILVLALLRFGQAIFVPLAFSVFVIALVAPLQIKLQRWMPQLLALLMTLSATIIIIVAVASSVTWGLSKLGQWLFVNARRFQEVYVHWTDWLEEHGIAVAGPLADRFDVTWLVGFTQGLAGRLNSFAGFALLVFVFVMLGLLETEDFGKRLRSPTLQPQGIKMLQANREISAKLRSFMLVRTFASVLTGLIVWAFAYIAGLELAAAWGAIAFTLNYIPFLGPFIATVLPTLFAIGQFDSWQMALAVFVGLNLIQFLVGSYLEPLLIGTSLAISPFAVIFSVFFWSFMWGVPGAFIGVPILIAFIIYCEKSAAAKWIAVLLSAKSFDDSGKAST
- a CDS encoding helix-turn-helix domain-containing protein; translated protein: MNAHDQIAPSDATLDQNFQQAAAAAAINCPRSPSKRPSSGVSSIPAFTFDTRGVPIDQQYDAWCKSFSSMLEFGERRDRFRGFAGKQTVWDLGRLAFSRIRTSALDFASVPGHTRREALDHWTLTIPLDGSISTIGPAGSFQGSAGIVQVHSLGRWFEGSVTDSEMLMLFVPRDSDPEVAHVLAACEFSTVDTAMGRLLSDYFIGLAKRLPAVETDNLPELVGATQAMIRACLLPSSGNIEEAQTPIARVLLDKARRIMQSRLFDPSFNAHALRRDLAISRTGLYRMFEPFGGVMHYLQHQRLLDAHAALADPNDKRRIIEIAEQRCFSDGAEFSRAFKREFGYTPSEVRAGRKSSVPSRPAGEIATAAPEERLGLLLRKLHG
- a CDS encoding SDR family oxidoreductase is translated as MKITVMGASGLVGTQLVEKLRQMDIEVVPASLSFGVNSVTGEGLTAVISGADAVIDVTNTALFGDDSALAFFKSSTRNLLNASADAGVRHYLALSVVGTPRLVESDYFRAKMVQENLIRAARRPFTILHSTQFFEFISGVINLGADGNGFRLPTASVKPIAADNVAEMLAELAVGAARNDTVEISGPERFGLDEIARMYLTANEDTRQVISDDSVPYYGVELNDDTLLPLNDRRIGSMRYGDWLYRSMAS
- a CDS encoding cupin domain-containing protein, whose amino-acid sequence is MKSVLVTLVVSAAVGLLGALPAIAAEDGAKVKPLMQKDLPNYPGKEGLMISVEYEPGGSSPIHKHDANAFVYVLEGSIVMQVKGEKEVTLSPGETFYESPSDIHLVSRNASTSEPAKFIVVLLKNKDAPVVMPVE
- a CDS encoding SDR family oxidoreductase; translation: MKIVIIGGTGLIGSKTAARLRNKGQEVLAVSPNTGVNTITGEGLAEALVGADVVVDLANAPLWEDKAVLEFFETSGRNLLAAEAKAGVKHHIALSIVGTERLPENGYFRAKLAQERLIKESRIPYTIVHSTQFMEFLKGIADEATVGSVARLSPASFQPIASDDVADAMADVALAKPLNGTIEIAGPERAPMNEIVARYLKAANDPRTVEADVHARYFGSELNDQSIVPGDGARLGKISFEDWFRQSQQPK
- a CDS encoding ATP-binding protein; the encoded protein is MRGDSNAGQRLGTGLAICRSVIKAHGGEITASNHPEGGAVFSFSIPTKSAAEGQLQNGQPFGTYLQEDIVSRIIQPHVN